A genomic window from Clostridium aceticum includes:
- the dnaN gene encoding DNA polymerase III subunit beta, translated as MRFSCEKKTLVHSTTIVQKAVSSKTTLPILKGIYIEVLENYLKLVATDLEIGIEHTVEVNTYQEGAVVVDARLFSEIIRKLPDAKVEITLKENNQLSIKCENSEFNIVCYDPQDFPELPSIEEEYSYEITQDLFKNMIRQTVFAASQDETRPVLTGALMEIEEDTLNMVALDGYRLALRKGKIQASIDNKVILPAKTLNEINRILTDEEETIHITLTENHALFIIGTTKLISRLLEGEFISYKQIIPKEYKSKVKVKTKSLLDSIERASLLAREGKNNLVKFVIDDDKMTISSNSELGKVQEEIFIELEGDSIEIAFNSKYFIDALKIIEDEEVYLEFTTSLSPGILKPVTNDYYIYLILPVRLSTN; from the coding sequence ATGCGGTTTTCATGCGAAAAAAAAACACTAGTACATAGTACTACTATTGTTCAAAAAGCTGTTTCATCTAAAACTACTTTACCTATACTGAAGGGAATTTACATAGAAGTATTAGAAAACTATTTAAAACTAGTTGCTACAGACTTAGAAATAGGGATAGAACACACTGTAGAGGTAAATACTTATCAAGAAGGTGCTGTTGTAGTAGATGCTAGACTTTTTAGTGAAATTATTAGGAAATTGCCAGATGCAAAAGTAGAAATAACACTAAAAGAAAACAACCAGCTGTCTATTAAATGTGAAAATAGTGAATTCAATATTGTATGTTATGATCCTCAGGACTTTCCTGAACTTCCTTCTATTGAAGAAGAGTATTCTTACGAAATTACGCAAGATTTATTTAAAAATATGATTCGTCAAACGGTGTTTGCTGCATCACAGGATGAAACCAGACCAGTTTTAACTGGTGCCTTGATGGAGATAGAAGAAGATACCTTGAATATGGTAGCTTTAGATGGATATCGTCTAGCCTTAAGAAAAGGAAAAATACAAGCTTCTATTGATAATAAGGTTATTCTTCCTGCAAAAACTTTAAACGAGATTAATCGTATTCTTACAGACGAAGAAGAAACCATTCATATTACTTTAACAGAAAATCACGCTTTGTTTATTATAGGCACCACAAAGTTAATTTCCAGACTTCTTGAGGGGGAGTTTATTAGTTATAAACAGATTATACCAAAGGAATATAAATCTAAAGTAAAAGTGAAGACAAAAAGTTTGTTGGATAGTATTGAAAGAGCATCTCTACTGGCAAGAGAAGGAAAAAATAATTTGGTTAAGTTTGTGATTGATGATGATAAAATGACCATCAGTTCTAATTCTGAATTAGGAAAAGTTCAAGAGGAAATTTTTATCGAACTAGAGGGAGACAGTATTGAAATAGCCTTCAATTCCAAATACTTTATAGATGCTTTAAAAATTATAGAAGACGAGGAAGTTTATTTAGAATTTACTACAAGTCTAAGTCCAGGTATATTAAAGCCAGTTACCAATGATTATTATATTTACTTAATTTTACCCGTAAGATTATCTACCAACTAA
- a CDS encoding RNA-binding S4 domain-containing protein, with protein sequence MLREFKLEGEYIKLDQLLKSTDIVGSGGHAKIIILNEEVKVNGEIVTQRGKKIKLGDLVEVEGIKIKVI encoded by the coding sequence ATGTTAAGAGAGTTCAAATTAGAGGGCGAATATATTAAACTAGATCAATTATTGAAGTCTACAGATATAGTAGGTAGTGGCGGCCATGCTAAAATAATTATTTTGAACGAGGAAGTAAAGGTTAATGGGGAAATAGTTACCCAAAGAGGCAAGAAGATTAAACTTGGAGATCTTGTTGAGGTAGAAGGTATAAAAATTAAAGTTATATAA
- the recF gene encoding DNA replication/repair protein RecF (All proteins in this family for which functions are known are DNA-binding proteins that assist the filamentation of RecA onto DNA for the initiation of recombination or recombinational repair.), which yields MMVEEIKLIDYRNYKQLQLQFHPKLNIFVGENAQGKTNILEALYLCAIGKSFRTSKDQELVKILKDHAYIKTTISKTTDKTEIEILINKESSKRIKINKLSLTKYGDLLGNLNVVLFSPEDLKIIKEGPSERRRFINNDISQILPRYYHTLTQYNKILQQRNKVLKNYKGKTLDLEVWDEQLIERGAWLIVYRKKFIKRIAILAKLMHKKITEGLELLEVQYDSNIKIKEEDELKDIKEKFKQALKEIKPLEEKRGLTLVGPHRDDLIFKINGLEVKTYGSQGQQRTTVLSLKLAELELMRGEVGEYPILLLDDVMSELDKKRQNYLIKNLKNVQTFITTTMMEPLNIKSQEEYKLFSVCNGEINRLSLK from the coding sequence ATGATGGTAGAGGAGATAAAACTAATTGACTATAGAAATTATAAGCAATTGCAACTACAGTTTCATCCTAAGTTAAATATATTCGTAGGAGAAAATGCCCAAGGCAAAACCAATATTTTAGAAGCCTTGTATTTATGTGCTATAGGAAAGTCCTTTAGAACCAGTAAAGATCAAGAATTAGTAAAAATATTAAAAGATCATGCTTATATAAAAACGACTATTTCAAAAACAACAGATAAAACAGAGATTGAAATACTAATAAACAAAGAAAGTAGTAAGAGAATAAAAATAAACAAACTATCTTTAACAAAGTATGGGGATTTACTCGGGAATTTAAATGTTGTTTTGTTTTCCCCAGAGGACTTAAAAATCATTAAAGAAGGCCCCAGCGAAAGAAGAAGATTTATTAACAATGATATTTCTCAAATACTCCCCAGATATTATCATACTTTGACCCAGTACAACAAGATTCTACAACAGAGAAATAAGGTGTTAAAAAATTATAAAGGAAAGACCTTAGACCTAGAAGTATGGGATGAACAATTGATTGAACGTGGTGCTTGGCTTATTGTTTATCGAAAAAAATTTATTAAAAGAATAGCTATTTTAGCTAAACTGATGCACAAAAAAATAACAGAGGGTTTGGAGTTATTGGAAGTTCAGTATGATAGTAACATTAAGATCAAAGAAGAAGACGAGTTAAAAGATATTAAAGAAAAATTTAAACAGGCCCTAAAGGAAATAAAACCGTTGGAAGAAAAAAGAGGATTAACTTTAGTAGGACCCCATAGAGACGATTTAATTTTCAAAATCAATGGTTTAGAAGTGAAAACCTACGGGTCACAGGGTCAACAAAGAACTACGGTGCTTTCTTTGAAGTTAGCAGAATTAGAATTAATGAGGGGAGAAGTCGGGGAATACCCGATACTGTTATTAGACGATGTTATGAGTGAATTAGACAAAAAAAGACAAAATTATTTAATTAAGAACCTAAAAAATGTCCAAACTTTTATTACAACTACAATGATGGAGCCTTTAAATATAAAAAGTCAAGAAGAATATAAATTATTTAGCGTGTGTAACGGAGAAATTAACAGGCTTTCCTTAAAATAA
- the remB gene encoding extracellular matrix regulator RemB encodes MFLHLGGEFVVKTKDIIAILDIDSVLKSKDSKAFLKICEEEEFIENICEEEPRSIVIVERIENKNKSHKGNHKTIVYKSPISALTLQKRAGFIHTLPLS; translated from the coding sequence ATGTTTCTTCATCTTGGAGGAGAGTTTGTTGTAAAAACAAAAGACATTATTGCAATTTTAGATATAGACTCTGTCTTAAAATCAAAGGATAGTAAAGCTTTTTTAAAGATTTGTGAAGAAGAAGAGTTTATTGAAAATATATGTGAAGAGGAACCTAGATCTATTGTTATTGTAGAAAGGATAGAAAATAAAAATAAATCCCATAAAGGAAATCATAAAACTATCGTATATAAGTCTCCTATTTCTGCATTAACATTACAAAAAAGAGCAGGATTTATTCACACGCTTCCACTTTCTTAG
- the gyrB gene encoding DNA topoisomerase (ATP-hydrolyzing) subunit B: protein MENEIQDKIQEYNAEQIQVLEGLDPVRKRPGMYIGSTSLRGLHHIVYEVVDNSIDEALAGYCDAIEVIITEDNSIKVTDNGRGIPVDIHPQTGKSTLETVLTVLHAGGKFGGGGYKVSGGLHGVGISVVNALSEFLEIQVRRNGKTYFQRYERGNPLDDVREIGDALETGTTVLFKPDAEIFDETIFRYDTLEHRLRELAFLNKGIKITLVDKREDQQKESTFHYSGGIQEFVKHLNKNREALHDKIIYFDKAKDGSVVEVAMQYTDAYTENIFSFANNINTQEGGTHLSGFKSALTRIVNDYARKNGFLKDKDVNLLGEDIREGLTAVISVKLPEPQFEGQTKTKLGNSDMKGLAESITGENLEAFLEENPTEARLIVEKGLKAQRAREAAKKARELTRRKGVLENTALPGKLADCSEKDPALSEIYLVEGDSAGGSAKQGRDRATQAILPLRGKILNVEKARLDKILNYNEIRSMITAFGTGIGEEFDIERLRYHKIVIMTDADVDGAHIRTLLLTFFFRYMKPLVELGHIFAAQPPLYKIKKGKAEYYAYSDKELNKILDDLGRETKADIQRYKGLGEMNPEQLWETTMNPEHRTLLQITIEDAAAADEIFTTLMGDKVEPRREFIEQNAKYVTNLDI, encoded by the coding sequence ATGGAAAATGAAATACAAGATAAAATACAAGAATATAATGCAGAACAGATTCAAGTATTAGAGGGACTAGACCCTGTAAGAAAACGACCAGGAATGTATATAGGAAGTACTAGTCTGAGGGGACTGCATCATATTGTCTACGAAGTAGTAGACAATAGTATAGATGAGGCGCTAGCAGGTTACTGTGATGCAATAGAAGTGATCATTACTGAGGACAATTCTATAAAAGTGACGGATAATGGTAGAGGAATACCTGTAGATATTCATCCACAAACAGGAAAATCTACACTGGAAACAGTATTGACTGTATTACACGCCGGTGGTAAGTTTGGTGGAGGAGGATATAAGGTTTCTGGAGGATTACACGGTGTAGGAATTTCGGTTGTAAATGCTCTATCAGAATTTTTAGAAATCCAAGTTAGAAGAAATGGAAAAACCTACTTTCAAAGATATGAAAGAGGAAATCCATTAGATGATGTGAGGGAAATAGGAGATGCTTTAGAGACAGGTACAACTGTGTTGTTCAAACCGGACGCAGAAATATTCGACGAGACGATTTTTCGTTATGATACACTAGAGCATCGTTTGAGGGAATTAGCCTTTTTAAATAAAGGGATAAAAATAACACTAGTAGATAAGAGAGAAGATCAACAAAAGGAAAGTACTTTTCACTATAGTGGAGGTATTCAAGAATTTGTAAAACACTTAAACAAAAACAGAGAAGCACTGCATGACAAAATCATCTATTTTGACAAGGCAAAAGACGGCAGCGTAGTAGAAGTAGCCATGCAGTATACTGATGCTTACACTGAAAATATCTTTAGTTTTGCTAACAATATCAATACCCAGGAGGGTGGAACTCATTTAAGTGGATTTAAGTCTGCTCTAACAAGAATTGTCAATGACTATGCAAGAAAAAATGGTTTTTTAAAGGACAAGGATGTCAATTTATTAGGAGAAGATATTCGAGAAGGTTTAACAGCTGTTATCTCTGTGAAACTGCCAGAACCTCAGTTTGAAGGACAAACAAAGACAAAACTAGGAAATAGCGATATGAAAGGTTTAGCAGAATCTATTACTGGAGAAAACCTAGAAGCTTTTCTAGAGGAAAACCCTACAGAGGCTAGGCTTATCGTAGAAAAGGGTTTGAAAGCTCAAAGGGCTAGAGAAGCTGCTAAAAAAGCAAGAGAGTTGACCCGAAGAAAAGGTGTTCTTGAAAATACCGCTCTACCTGGAAAATTAGCAGATTGCTCGGAAAAAGATCCTGCATTAAGCGAAATCTATCTGGTGGAGGGAGATTCCGCGGGAGGCAGTGCTAAGCAAGGAAGAGATCGTGCTACACAAGCGATTTTACCTTTAAGGGGTAAAATTTTAAATGTTGAAAAGGCTCGATTAGATAAAATACTGAATTACAATGAAATTCGATCTATGATCACAGCCTTTGGTACAGGCATAGGAGAGGAATTCGATATAGAAAGATTAAGATATCACAAAATTGTTATTATGACGGATGCCGATGTGGATGGTGCTCATATTAGAACATTGTTATTGACTTTCTTCTTTAGATACATGAAACCATTAGTAGAGCTTGGACATATTTTTGCTGCTCAACCACCTTTATATAAAATTAAAAAGGGTAAAGCAGAGTATTATGCTTATTCAGATAAAGAGTTGAACAAGATATTGGATGATTTAGGAAGAGAAACAAAAGCAGATATTCAAAGATATAAAGGTCTTGGAGAAATGAATCCAGAACAACTTTGGGAAACTACAATGAATCCAGAACATAGAACATTGCTTCAGATTACCATCGAGGATGCAGCAGCAGCAGATGAAATATTTACAACTCTTATGGGAGATAAAGTAGAGCCTAGAAGAGAGTTTATTGAACAAAATGCCAAATATGTTACTAATTTAGATATATAG
- the gyrA gene encoding DNA gyrase subunit A — MTEENNKIVPISIADEMKKSYIDYAMSVIVGRALPDVRDGLKPVHRRILYAMSELSLTPDKPHRKSARIVGDVLGKFHPHGDSAVYDAMVRLAQDFSTRYLLVDGHGNFGSVDGDSAAAMRYTEARLSKIAMEMIRDIQKETVDFIPNFDETMDEPAVLPSKFPNLLVNGSNGIAVGMATSIPPHNLGEVIDGVITLIDEPEAGIEEIMSSIEGPDFPTGAYILGKEGIKEAYRTGRGKVRVRAKAQIEEMQKGKQQIVVTEIPYQVNKSRLIEKIADLVRDKKIEGISDLRDESDRTGMRIVIELKRDANANVVLNKLYKHSQMEDTFSIIMIALVEGQPRVLNLKEILSHYIEHQKDIIIRRTKFDLAKAEAKAHILEGLKIALDHLDEVISLIRSSSTVQTAKEGLMTKFGLSERQAQAILDMRLQKLTGLEREKIEEEYKETMKLIQALKEILASEQLVLNIIKTELLEIKEKYSDDRRTEIIFDPEEINMEDMIDEEDVVITLTHFGYIKRLPIDTYKSQKRGGKGISAVTTREEDFVEKLIITSTHDYLLFFTNKGKAYKLNVYEIPEAKRQAKGTAIVNLLQLAPNEQIAATIPVGREWGSKYLIMATKKGIIKKTQLNQFENTRRSGLIAISIREDDELISVRLTDTGQEVIMITAKGMAIRFKEEDVRDMGRGAMGVKGITLSEEDEIVGMDIIEDNKDLLVVSYKGFGKRTDLKQYRLQSRGGKGIKTYNTTEKTGLLVGAKIVTDKDEILLISNDGIVIRLNVDNISKMGRNTKGVTLMRTDENKSIVSIAQIPQHEEEENYE, encoded by the coding sequence ATGACAGAAGAAAATAATAAAATTGTCCCTATAAGTATAGCAGATGAAATGAAGAAGTCTTATATTGATTATGCTATGAGTGTTATCGTGGGAAGAGCCCTTCCCGACGTTAGGGATGGACTAAAACCTGTTCACAGAAGAATATTGTATGCAATGAGTGAGTTGAGTCTTACTCCTGATAAGCCCCATAGAAAGTCAGCACGTATCGTTGGGGATGTTTTGGGTAAATTCCACCCTCATGGAGATTCAGCTGTGTATGATGCTATGGTAAGATTAGCTCAAGATTTTTCTACAAGATATTTGTTGGTAGATGGTCATGGGAACTTTGGTTCTGTAGATGGCGATAGTGCTGCTGCTATGCGTTATACAGAAGCAAGACTTTCTAAAATTGCTATGGAAATGATCAGGGATATTCAAAAAGAAACAGTGGATTTTATACCTAACTTTGATGAAACTATGGATGAGCCAGCAGTACTGCCTAGTAAGTTTCCTAATCTATTGGTAAACGGTTCAAACGGTATTGCTGTAGGTATGGCAACATCTATACCACCCCATAACCTAGGTGAAGTTATTGATGGTGTTATTACTCTTATAGATGAACCAGAAGCTGGTATAGAAGAAATTATGTCCTCCATCGAAGGACCAGACTTTCCTACTGGTGCGTATATTTTAGGAAAAGAAGGTATTAAAGAGGCCTATAGGACAGGTCGAGGCAAAGTTAGAGTTAGAGCCAAGGCACAAATAGAAGAAATGCAAAAAGGAAAACAGCAAATCGTTGTGACAGAAATACCTTATCAAGTAAATAAATCAAGGCTAATAGAAAAAATAGCTGATTTAGTAAGGGACAAGAAGATAGAAGGTATTTCAGATTTGAGAGATGAAAGTGATCGTACAGGTATGCGCATTGTCATAGAATTGAAACGAGATGCCAATGCCAATGTAGTACTAAATAAGTTATACAAACATTCCCAAATGGAGGATACCTTTAGTATCATTATGATTGCTTTGGTAGAGGGTCAACCAAGGGTTCTTAATCTTAAAGAGATATTGAGCCATTACATAGAGCATCAAAAAGATATTATTATCCGTAGAACAAAGTTTGATTTAGCCAAAGCAGAGGCAAAAGCTCATATTCTAGAAGGTTTGAAGATAGCACTAGATCACTTAGATGAGGTAATTTCTTTAATTAGGTCCTCCTCAACAGTACAAACTGCGAAGGAAGGGTTAATGACGAAGTTTGGACTATCTGAGAGGCAAGCACAAGCTATACTGGATATGAGACTTCAAAAGTTGACAGGCTTAGAGAGAGAAAAAATTGAGGAAGAGTACAAAGAAACAATGAAGCTGATTCAGGCGTTAAAAGAAATATTAGCTAGTGAACAGTTAGTGCTAAATATTATCAAAACAGAGTTATTGGAAATTAAAGAAAAGTATAGTGATGATAGAAGAACTGAAATCATTTTTGACCCTGAAGAGATCAATATGGAAGATATGATTGATGAAGAAGATGTGGTGATTACATTAACACACTTTGGATATATAAAACGTCTGCCGATAGATACCTATAAAAGTCAAAAAAGAGGTGGAAAGGGAATTTCAGCTGTTACTACTAGAGAAGAAGATTTTGTAGAAAAGCTGATTATTACTTCAACCCACGATTATTTGCTGTTTTTTACAAATAAGGGTAAGGCTTATAAACTAAACGTTTATGAAATACCAGAAGCAAAAAGACAAGCAAAAGGAACAGCTATTGTGAATTTACTGCAATTAGCACCCAACGAACAAATAGCTGCTACGATACCAGTTGGTAGGGAGTGGGGATCTAAGTATCTTATTATGGCAACAAAGAAGGGTATTATCAAAAAAACCCAGTTAAATCAATTTGAAAATACAAGAAGAAGCGGCTTAATTGCTATTAGTATTAGAGAAGATGACGAACTAATCAGTGTAAGATTGACAGATACTGGACAAGAAGTTATTATGATTACAGCAAAAGGAATGGCTATTCGATTCAAAGAAGAAGACGTTAGAGATATGGGTCGAGGTGCTATGGGAGTAAAAGGTATTACTTTATCTGAAGAAGATGAAATTGTAGGCATGGATATCATAGAAGATAACAAGGATTTACTAGTTGTTAGCTATAAAGGTTTTGGAAAAAGAACAGATCTAAAACAATATCGCCTACAGTCTCGAGGAGGTAAAGGTATAAAGACCTATAATACTACAGAAAAGACAGGATTATTGGTTGGAGCTAAAATCGTAACAGATAAAGATGAGATTTTACTAATAAGCAACGATGGTATAGTAATCAGACTAAATGTTGATAATATTTCCAAAATGGGAAGAAATACAAAGGGTGTTACATTAATGCGAACAGATGAAAATAAAAGCATTGTATCCATTGCCCAAATTCCTCAACATGAAGAAGAGGAAAATTACGAATAA
- a CDS encoding STAS domain-containing protein gives MSLVIDKQYDGFNKRWSMQLAGEVDIYTAGQLKESFTSMLEEKKDTIEIDAKDLEYIDSTGLGVLIGVLKKLKEEDKNVIILNIKPSIKKLLHITGLDKIFIIE, from the coding sequence ATGTCGCTTGTAATAGATAAACAATATGATGGGTTTAATAAACGATGGAGTATGCAATTAGCAGGAGAAGTAGATATCTATACTGCAGGGCAATTAAAGGAAAGTTTTACCAGTATGCTGGAAGAAAAAAAAGATACGATAGAAATAGATGCTAAAGATTTAGAATATATTGATAGTACTGGTTTAGGCGTACTAATAGGGGTATTAAAGAAATTAAAAGAAGAAGATAAAAATGTTATTATATTAAATATAAAGCCTAGTATAAAAAAACTTTTACATATAACAGGATTAGACAAAATCTTTATTATAGAATAG
- a CDS encoding ATP-binding protein yields MKEKNSDIIKLSVPNKPEYVGIIRLTTSGIANRMGFDIEEIEDIKVAISEACTNAITHGICQEENFNVDFYTDEEKLVISVYDNGKGCLSDNIKIPNMEELKEGGLGIFIIKSLMDDVEISSNSGKGTLIKMTKYVGDDF; encoded by the coding sequence ATGAAAGAAAAAAATAGTGATATAATAAAGTTATCTGTACCTAATAAGCCAGAGTATGTTGGTATTATAAGGCTTACTACCAGTGGAATTGCAAATAGAATGGGTTTTGATATTGAAGAAATTGAAGATATAAAAGTGGCGATCTCAGAAGCATGTACGAATGCAATAACTCATGGTATTTGCCAAGAGGAAAATTTTAATGTAGATTTTTATACAGATGAAGAAAAGTTAGTTATATCTGTTTATGATAATGGTAAGGGGTGTTTAAGCGATAATATAAAGATTCCTAATATGGAGGAGTTAAAAGAAGGAGGGTTGGGAATTTTTATTATAAAGTCTCTAATGGATGATGTAGAGATTTCATCTAATAGTGGAAAAGGGACCCTTATAAAAATGACAAAGTATGTGGGGGATGATTTTTGA
- a CDS encoding SigB/SigF/SigG family RNA polymerase sigma factor has translation MKRAAKASKLNMKIGKPLKELTEKELFKYYAETKDIEIRNELVSRYLYIGEILSRKYMNKGIEYEDIYQVASLGLIYAIERFDINKGFEFSSFATPTIIGEIKKYFRDKGWSIRVPRRIQELSKKINNAKNTLQQNLQRTPKIKDIAEYLECSEEEVMEAMEASQVYTPKSLNLTYENDGEDKDVQLMDLIGEVDKSFTDIENKDFIKKAMEKLNALEKKVLRDRFFDIKTQIQVAKELDVSQMTISRMEKKIIEKLKKEFNKSA, from the coding sequence ATGAAAAGAGCAGCCAAAGCTTCTAAATTAAATATGAAAATAGGTAAACCCCTAAAAGAATTAACAGAAAAAGAACTTTTTAAATACTACGCTGAAACAAAAGATATAGAAATTCGAAATGAATTAGTAAGTAGATATCTGTATATTGGAGAAATCTTATCTAGAAAATATATGAATAAAGGGATTGAATATGAAGATATTTATCAAGTAGCATCCTTAGGTTTAATTTATGCAATAGAAAGATTCGATATAAATAAAGGATTTGAATTTTCTAGCTTTGCTACACCTACAATTATTGGTGAAATAAAAAAGTACTTTAGAGATAAAGGCTGGTCTATTAGAGTGCCAAGAAGGATTCAAGAATTATCTAAGAAAATAAATAACGCTAAAAATACACTACAGCAAAACTTACAAAGAACTCCTAAAATCAAAGATATAGCAGAGTATCTAGAGTGTTCAGAAGAAGAAGTAATGGAGGCAATGGAGGCTAGCCAAGTCTATACACCAAAATCATTGAATTTAACCTATGAAAATGATGGTGAGGACAAAGATGTACAACTAATGGACTTAATAGGAGAGGTAGACAAAAGCTTTACAGATATCGAAAATAAAGATTTTATTAAGAAGGCTATGGAGAAACTTAATGCATTGGAGAAAAAAGTCTTAAGAGATCGATTTTTTGATATAAAAACACAAATACAAGTAGCAAAAGAGTTGGATGTTTCACAGATGACAATATCACGTATGGAAAAAAAGATCATTGAAAAACTAAAAAAAGAATTTAATAAAAGCGCATAA
- a CDS encoding transcription repressor NadR, whose protein sequence is MNSRERRKAIVMELKEKSKPMKGTELAAYFDVSRQVIVQDIALLRAEGIDIIATPQGYVIPQKDTGKIRKTIVSKHTTYKDMKEELKIMIHHGARILDVIVEHPIYGEIKGILDISYRKELDEFMEKVKNQKAEPLSSLTEGVHIHTVEVPDEETFKKMEEALLEKGYLINE, encoded by the coding sequence ATGAATAGTAGAGAAAGAAGAAAAGCCATAGTAATGGAGTTAAAAGAAAAAAGTAAGCCTATGAAAGGAACAGAGTTAGCTGCTTATTTTGATGTATCTAGACAAGTAATTGTTCAGGATATAGCTTTGTTAAGGGCGGAAGGCATAGATATTATAGCTACTCCTCAAGGTTATGTAATACCTCAAAAAGATACAGGGAAGATAAGAAAGACGATTGTTTCAAAACATACGACCTATAAAGATATGAAAGAAGAATTAAAAATTATGATTCATCATGGTGCAAGAATCTTAGATGTTATAGTGGAACATCCAATTTACGGGGAAATAAAAGGAATATTAGATATTAGCTATAGAAAAGAACTAGATGAATTTATGGAGAAAGTAAAAAATCAAAAGGCTGAACCACTGTCATCTTTAACAGAAGGAGTTCATATTCACACAGTAGAAGTGCCCGATGAGGAAACTTTTAAAAAGATGGAAGAGGCTCTTTTAGAAAAAGGTTACTTGATTAATGAATAA
- the nadA gene encoding quinolinate synthase NadA, translating to MTESEMIEEIKRLKKEKNAIILAHNYQIPEVQEIADIVGDSLKLSQEAAKTNADIIVLSGVHFMAESVKILSPEKKVLLPVYDAGCPMADMIDVEQLREFKKRYPNIPVVCYVNSSAEVKGESDICCTSSNALKIVRSLESDKVLFIPDKNLGSYIAKQLPEKEIISWEGFCITHHRVKPEEIDTVKEKHPKALVLVHPECTPEVVEKADFVGSTSEIIQYATESENKTFVIGTEMGVLHKLRTNNPDKKFYLLSPALVCFNMKKTTLKDVYLALKNEEKEIIVEEEIRQKALKTLETMINIC from the coding sequence ATAACAGAAAGTGAAATGATTGAAGAAATAAAACGGTTAAAAAAAGAAAAAAATGCTATTATACTTGCTCATAACTATCAGATACCAGAAGTCCAAGAAATTGCTGATATTGTAGGAGATTCTTTAAAACTAAGTCAAGAGGCAGCAAAAACAAATGCAGATATCATTGTTTTAAGCGGCGTACATTTTATGGCGGAAAGCGTAAAAATTCTTTCTCCAGAAAAAAAAGTTTTATTACCAGTTTATGATGCTGGCTGTCCTATGGCGGATATGATTGATGTTGAGCAGTTAAGAGAATTTAAGAAAAGATACCCAAACATCCCCGTTGTGTGTTACGTTAATTCTTCTGCTGAAGTAAAAGGAGAAAGTGATATTTGCTGTACCTCTTCTAATGCATTAAAGATTGTAAGAAGCCTGGAATCAGACAAAGTTTTATTTATCCCTGATAAGAACTTAGGCAGTTATATTGCAAAGCAATTACCGGAGAAAGAAATCATTTCATGGGAGGGGTTTTGTATTACACATCATCGTGTAAAGCCAGAAGAAATAGATACTGTTAAAGAGAAGCATCCAAAGGCCCTTGTTCTAGTACATCCAGAGTGTACACCTGAAGTAGTAGAAAAGGCTGATTTTGTGGGAAGTACCTCTGAAATTATACAGTATGCTACTGAGTCTGAAAACAAAACCTTTGTTATTGGTACAGAAATGGGGGTCCTACACAAACTTAGAACAAATAACCCTGATAAAAAGTTTTATTTGCTATCACCAGCCCTCGTTTGTTTTAATATGAAAAAAACTACATTAAAGGATGTTTACTTAGCCTTAAAAAATGAAGAAAAAGAAATTATAGTAGAGGAAGAAATCAGACAAAAGGCATTAAAAACATTGGAAACAATGATAAATATCTGTTAA